Below is a genomic region from Brassica oleracea var. oleracea cultivar TO1000 chromosome C9, BOL, whole genome shotgun sequence.
TGAAAGAAGGAGGGAGACAACGTCATGATAGCTCTTTCCTGCCCTTTAAGCAGATGCTTAATGATTGTGGGATGCTAGAGTTTTCCTTCACGGGGGAAATGCTCTCATGGGTTGGGAAGAGAGCAAGAAGAACAATTGTTCGATGTCGCTTAGACAGAGCAGTAGGAAATGCGGATTGGCATGAGAAGTTTCCCCACTCGACTGTGAAGTATATGAGGTTATGGGGATCGGACCATCGTCCGATTCTTGCAGACATACTCATAAAGCCAATGAGGAGATCAAAAACATTCAAGTTTGATAAAAGATGGCTGGATAAAGAGAAGCTAAGGAAAGTCATTCTTGAGGGATGGAAATCTCCTAATCTCCCTCCCAATGCGACTATTATTGAACATATTTCTAGCTGCCGAAAAGCCTTGAGTGAATGGAGGAAACAACATAATGTTAACTCGGCGAAATTAGTGGAGGAGCTAAAATAAAAAGTGGAGGGTTTGTACGCAGATGATAATGCTACAACTGAGGAAATTGCTGCAGCGTTGAAGGAACTCCCTGAAGCTCTTAAACCAAAAAAATGTTCTAGAAGTAGAAGAGTCGAGTGTTTTGGCTAAGAGAAGGTGACAGAAATACAAAAAAAAAATCATGCCTTAACAAAGCAAAAAAGAGCAAGAAATAAAAATCTCGCAGCTTCTAGATGCAAATGGAAATATAGTTGAGGATGAAGAGGGATTAGTAGCCATTGCTACTAGCTATTTTAGGCAGATGTTTGAATCATCTAACCCATAGGATATAGATGGGGCACTAGCTCAAGTTCCTACGACAATCACTGGGGCAATGAATGACAACCTTACAGTTCCGGTATCCGAATGGAAGGTCAAATTAGGGCTTTTTGCTATGCATCCAGACAAAGCCCCAAGACCAGATGGGATGATTGAGTTTTTCTATCAGAAATACTGGGAGATAGTAAAGAAGGATTTAATTCTTATGGTTAATAAATTCCTTTTTGAGGGGATGGTGGCGACTGGACTGAATGATACAAATATATGTCTCATCCCAAAGACAACAAAGCCTAATGAAATGGCTCAATTTAGACCCATTAGCTTGTGTAACGTAAGCTACAAGATAATCTCTAAGGTCTTATACCAGAGATTAAAGAGAGTGCTACCAGGCTTGATATTGGAAACACAGTCAGTCTTTGTTGCTGGAAGACAGATTTCAGACAGCATTATGATTGCTCAAGAAATGTTCCACGCTCTGAGAACTAAACCAAGTGGACGCAGTAAAAGAATGGCCATTAAGACGGACATGAGCAAAGCATATCACATAACGGAATGGTCGTTTATTGAATCTGTCATGCGTAAGATGGGTTTTCAGAAACATGGATCACCTGGAAAATGCGATGCATGTTGGTGAAACATAAGGTACTCATGAATGGACAGCCAAGAGAAAATATTGTTCCTAGTAAGGAGATCCTTTGTCTCCTTTCATTTTTATTTTATGCACGAAAGCGCTCGCTATCCTTCTCAATCATGCAGAGAGCCAAGGGAAGATAATGAGGATGCGCGTTACACGCGCATGTCCTTTGTTATCCCACCTTCTCTTTGCTGATGATAGCCTTTTCTTCTGTAAAGCGGAGCCCCGTGAATGTGAAGAAGTAATGAAAGTAGTTAGGAAATATGGTAAAGCATCAGGTCAATGTATCAACTTTGATAAATCATCCTTACTCTTTGGTAAGCGGATTGATGCAACTATTAGGCAAAAGATTAAAGATGCACTTGGAATTCAAAACGAAGGAGGAATGGGAACTTACTTAGGTATCCCGGAAGATATAAGTGGTTCCAAGTGCAAACTTTTTCCATTTCTCAAGGATAAGTTGATGCATAGAGTGAATGGATGGACATGTAGAGGACTCTCGAAAGGAGGGAAGGAAGTGTTGATTAAATTCATTCTTCTAGCTCTTCCGAATTACGTTATGTCTACTTTTATGCTCCCATTAGAGATATGTGAAACCTAGTAAGTGCCATTGCTCAATTCTGGTGGAGTTCAGATCCACCAAAAAGAGGAATACACTGGGCGAAATGGGAAAAAGTCTGTTTACCAAGAGAGGAGGGTGGGATTGGTTTCCGTATGATCCATGAGTTCAATCTGGCCCTATTGGCAAAACAATTATTCAGGCTAGTTCAATTTCCTGACTCTTTGGTTGCTCGAGTCTTGAGGGGAAGATACTATAGATTGAGTTCACCACTACGCGTAAACTCTGCTAGCAGCCATCCTATGTGTGAACTAGCATTTTTGCTGCAAGAAAGTTGTTATTACTGAGAATCAGACAGAAGGTACATTTAGGTTATGAAGTAAAGGTGTGGGAGGATCCGAGGATTCTAACGATCCCTGCAAGACCAGCTATCCATGTAGCGCCATTCATGCATCATAATATGAGAGTCATCGATCTCATTGATCAGGTATCGAAGGATTCAGATGTTGGTCTATTGGAGAACTATGTCAATCTTGATGACATACCACTCATTAGGAGTTTGGCCATAAGCTCAACTCATTAGGAGTTTGGCCATAAGCTCAACTCATCGTCGTGATACATTCTGCTGGAACTACACAAGGAATGACCAATACACGGTTAAATCAGGATATTGGGTGGCTCAGAATTTTTAAAGGCAGACGAAAAGGAGGAAATCTTGGAGCTGAGTATCACTAAGCTTCAAGCCTTTGCTTGGAAGTTAAAGGCGCCTAAGAAGATATGTAATCTTATATGGCAATTGTTAACTGGTCATGTGGCAGTAACGAGGAACTTAGCAAGACGTAATATGAGGTGTGATAACTACTGCCCAAGATGTGGAGAACTAGAAGAATCTGTAACCCATGCCATTTTCGAATGTCCGCCAGCTCTACAAGTTTGGTCCTTATCATTAACTCCAACAAGCCCATATATATTTCCAGTACCAAGTGTCTACACAAATATGGGTTACCTATTCTAGAGAAAAAATAGCATTATCGAGCCAGAACAAGACATGGATTATCCCTGGATAATCTGGTATATTTGTTTTTCATAAACTCATAATTAGATACGATATTACTGGAAAACAAATATTACTGTATAAAATTATGAGTTTATGAAAAACAAATATCACTGTATAAAAATATAAAAACTAATATCAGTGCGGATGCGCAGATCAATCTCTAGTTTGGATATTAAAGCGAAAACAATATATTTAGTGTTGACTCGACTGGATTAGATTACTCAAACCACAAGAACAAGATAAAAAAAAAAGATACCGAATCAAACCTAATAATAAAAATACTTAGGGGGTGTATTCAACCAAGAGTTTCAAGTGATTTGTATTAAAATGACAAATCCACTGTTATTCAAATATGAATTTTAAAAAACACTTTAAAATTCATTGTTATTGAACTTGTCATTTCGTAAAACATTCTGAAATCCACTGTTATTGAACGAAATTTAAGTTGGAGATTTTAGAGTATTTTAATTGTTTCTAGAGTGTTTGAGGAGAGTTCCTTAGTTATAAAAATAAAAATCCAAATCTCACTGTTTTAGATGAGATTCTAGAGTGTTTTAACAAAAATCATACTAAATTCTTTAATTCTCGTGTAATCATCTACAAACTCATTAAAAATCAAATTACTTCAAATTTCAGATTCAATACAGCTCCTTTACACGATTTTTATAATTTTATATCAAAGATAGCCTGAAACTGAACTCGAGATGATTTTTTTTTTTTGTGGATATAAAAGTTAGCTCGCCTCCCAGTTTTGCAATCTCAACGAAATGAAAAACCGGGAAAGCTGAATATCTGAAAACAGAAAAACCGGATTGGGCCGAATCGGACCGTGCCCAATCAGACCGAACCGAACAGCATCGAACACCCATGCCTAGTCCTGCGGTTTCGTATAAAGTGAGAGAAGTGCCCCTCTTATGTCCAATCTGCTGTCTTTATAATTTATCAAAATCGCCGATCGAGACAGGTCGAGAGAACAACCACCATCCGTTCATCGCCGACGGAGAAATCGTGGCCGTCTAATCCAGGGGAAGAAGATCCGATTCCGATTATAGAAGGATCTTAAAGGGATGGGGAAGAAGAGAAAAGCTACAGCGACGAGCCTCGATGAGGTAGATCGGACTGTTTACGCCTCGTTTCGAACAGCAGCGAACTCGTTATCTCAGCTTTACACTCAGTCCATGAACCACCAGAAACTATCTTTTCAAGCCGGTGAACGCCATGGCCTCGTTTGTTTTTTACCCTTTTTTTTTTTATTCCATTCTTATCTATTCGATTTGATTTTTAGATAAGGTTGTTAGTTTTCCTAGTTCTGCCTAATCTATTAAGTTTTGTTTATGAGTGTATTAGTGGCATTGTTCTTTTGGTGTTTCATGTACAATTACTGATTGTAATTGAAGATGAGAATTTCAAGTTTTGATTATTAACCAAAAGTTATTAATTTCCTCTCTTTTGTCTAATCTTATCTAGTATTGTTTGCATTATAATTTTGCATTAAGCTTTTGGTGTTTCATGTACAACCATGTGTGTTAATTTTCCTCAAGATAGTTTAGGTGTGGGGGGGGAGCCACAGATTTCTTCTTATGGACTTGTGTCCGTACATAAAGATTTCTTTTTGATGAAAAGTGTTTCTGTGTCATTGCATCTCCTATCAATGAAACCAAAGCCAAAGAAGTGAAAGCATCTTTCTGTTCTTGTTTCCGTGGTTCTTTTATTGGTAATAAGACTGTTTTATATGTTTGCTTCTGTAGCCTAAATCAAATTAACACTGTATCGTCTGTCTGTTCCGCTCGTTCCTTGGTTGACTGAAATTTACATGATGTTGTGATGTGAAGCTTATTCTTGGATGATGACATACTGCATGAGATCAGATTACGGGACTCTAGCTAGTTTTATGCATTCTTTATCTAAGTTAACGTTCTGCTCATCTTCCATGTTTCAGGAAAAATTGTACCAATGGATATGGAGACAACAAGAAGGAGGGTCAAGGGTGACATCTATGGATATAATCAATTACATTCAGGTTCGTATATGTCACTCTTGAAACTTGGCCAGATCTGATTTTTCTGTTCTTGATTGAGTTTCTTGTTTCCCCAAATGCAGAACGAGCTAGAGTGCTGCACAGAGGAGCCCCCAATTTCCCCAAGAGCGCAGCCAACACAACCAGCAATGAATGTCACGAATTCCGGGCTCATGGCCTCTTCAGGCACTTCTTGCCCTACTGCTGTTCCTGTGGTTCGGTCGGAGCAATGCGAAAACCAGGCGAAGAACTCGGTTTTCTCAAACGCCCTTTCAAGTCCCATACGCCGTAGCCTTCAGAACTACCAAATCCCCCAGGGAGGAGGCTACATATCTGTCGGAACCAGAAGCAGTGAACTGAACAGGGGATCCAACTCTCCAGGTTCTTTTGATTCTTCAATGGACATGCATGCAGACTAATAACTATGATGTAATACACTCTCGTTTGATGATGTTTTCTCTATATTTTATCAAAAAAAAAATGTTTTCTCTATACAAAACTGGTTTGATTCTTCATAAATGTATCAATTGGTTCTTATCTGATGGGTTTCTGGTATTTTGGTAAGGGTTTCTGATGGTCACATGTAAATCATTGTGGCTGTGACTTTTATCACTCGTTCAACTCTTTACTGTTCATGTTTCAACCTACTCGAAGATCATCTAGCAAATCGTTCTTATCATACTCTTAGTGCAGTCGAATTATGGTCAAGTAGGTAAATAAATGAAAATGTGTTATAAAGTAAATGCAACTGCAGATTTTGCTATAGCAAATGGTTTCTTTTGTCTACTGATTGTATGTATTAGGCATGTGCCTTCGGTGGTCCGTTCGGTTTCGGTCCGGATGATTCGGATTTTCCGTGTTATGTTCATAAGTACCATTCGGTTTTTACTAATTATCGGATCGGGTTCGGTTCGGTTCCTTCCGGGTTCGGTTCAGATCGGATTTAACCAATGTTTAAAATCGTACAAAAATATATTTTTAAAAACCTCGAAAATTGACCAAAATATATAAATTATTTACAATCTAATTAAAAATTAGTTAAATTATCTAAATTAACTAAAATGTATTCAAAATAACAAATAAAACAAACAAAAAAAATATTTTGAATATTCTAAACTATCTAAATCACTTTAATATATACAAAAACATTAACATATTTAACTAATTTTAGATATCTTCGGATCCTAATTCGGATTTCGGTTCGGTTCGGGTTATAACCAAAATCCAAAGTAGTATATTTCATAAGTCCCATTCGGATATTTTTGTAAAATAGTTCGGATTCGGTTTTCGGTTTTTCTGGTTCGGATTAAGGTCAGTACTTCGGCTTGAGTTAAAAACTCTCAGGCCTAGTATCTATAAATCACAAATAAGGCATGATTCGTGATATGTCGTTGGTATAATTGCATTCTCTATTACATCACACTTCCACAAGCAAAGCGAGAGGAGGGCAAAAACTTAAGCTTAGTTAGATCGAATTGAAGAGAGGTCGGTTGCCCTTTTCTGAAGATAATCTAAAACAAATGTGCTCACAAAGTCTACGGGTTGTTTGGTTGGTGCTCTAACTTTAGTTTTTTTTTGCTGAAAATCAGCTATAAATTTTTTGCTTTGGCTTTAATTTTTTTTACCGTTGATTAATTTCAAAGCACTTAATAAAAGACGTAAAAAATTAATTTTAATAGTTAACATATTTTCTTTTCTAACTTTTTTTTTGCTGAATCTTTATTTCTTAAAACTAAAACATGATTACTTTATAAAAATGTTTAAAAAAAAAATAATTGTCCAAATCACCTATAGTCATCGCCAGTCAACACCTATGTTGATTTCACGGATTTAGTCTGCTATGAAGGGAGTGGTGGAGTGATAACCCAACAACACTCAGGGTATTGCAACAATTGGTTGTGGAACCATGTAGTATTCACTAACGCAGTCATATTTGTCTTAGTCTTTACCTGCATTAGATTGCAAAATAGTTGATTGGGGTTAAAAGGATCAATCTATGTTATTGTTTTCACCAAGAAATACAACATGCCTTTGTTATAAGATGTCCATGTGTTTAGTCTAGTTGGTCAAAAACATGTCCTTGTTTTTGTTCGTAGTAATTGAAAAATATGCCTAATGTCACATTTCGGTGTTGCATCTAGTCGATGTCCTTGAATATAGATGTTGCATCTAGTCGGTATCTCTAGAAGATGATCTGCGCAACTTTGGAGATCCTCGACGGAGGAACTCCGCCTTCTTACTCTGTAAACTCAAAGGGATTCCTGAAATTTTTCCACTCTTATAAGATGAAGCCTTCGACTTTTCAGTCTTAGCCGTGTCAGCCTTCTCCCGCGAAACTGTATCAACCATTTCCTCTGCATCATTTATGACAGTATCTTCCATATCTATCAGATCTTCCCCTAACAAATCATCGTCATGTTCCTCACCCACAATCGCTGTCTCATATGGGTCCCCCTCGATATTGCTTGTGCCAATGATTTCCATATCATTTAATGCATCTATGATCTGATCATCTACGGCTAAGAGTTTCTCCTTAGGAGAGAAAGATAACGTACGAGCTAATCCTTTGTCTCGTATTGTAAAATTATAGTTGCTACATCAAATACATTATACCAATTTGGTTGTATCAAGTTGTTATGGATATTACATCTGATCGTGGGCTTAGAGTCATGAGTTTGTATAGTTTAGAGTTTTAGGATGAGTGATACTACTATATATTTTGTATCCGAAGTAATCCTAACTTTGCAATCTGTAAGCTCAATATCGTCTCTAATAATAAGATCTCTCTTTTCATGTGGAAGTAGCTAAATAGTGAACCACACGTTAAACTTTTTTTGTCATTGTTACATCGTTTTATCCAGTTGTTTCCATATAGTTTAGAGTTTTAGGATGAGGGATACTACTATATATTTTGTATCCGAAGTAGTCCTAACTTTGCACTCTGTAAGCTCAATATCGTCTCTAATAATAAGATTTCTCTTTTCATGTGTACGTAGCTAAATTAGTGAACCACACGTTAAACTTTTGTGTCATTGTTACATCGTTTTATATATCCAGTTGTTTCCTCATCTATTCCATCTGACTCTGTAACAACAAAATAGTATTAGAGCTTCGGATTTATGATCTTGTGAGAATATATTTGGAATAAATGCGTAAATAGACAAGCTTGATAAGAGAAATAGCTTTAGTCTTTTGCAAATTAAGATGAAAATGTTGCTGAAACAACATGACATATGGGGGACCCCCATGGAAGAAACCGGATACTACTGATTTTGAGGCTCTGGAAGAGAAGGCGTTCACATACAAGATCATCATTGCAGTTTTGGATGAGAAAACCGGTGCTAGTTTGTCGCATAAGTTAGAGAGTTTGTATATGACAAAATCTGTAACAAAAAAGTTATTTCTGAAGCAACACCTCTTCGCCGTGCGTATGTGATATACTATGGATTTTACCACTTTTTATGCCATAGTATATGTCCTATTTAGAGTTTTTATGTTATGTTTGGTATTTTAGAGTCTTTACTATTTTAGATACGTTCTGGAGCATTGTGGAGTTTATGGAGCTAAATGGAGCAAAACCTGTGGCTGAGCAAATGAAGAAGAAACATAGTCGATGTGTAGAGGAAGTGTCTGTCGACACTCACCCTTGATATCCATCAACACTCACCTAAGAAAGCCTTACTGGATCAAGATAAAAAATTGGGCCCAAAAAGTTTCCACAAAATTATAAGAATGCCCCTATCAAGTTTTGACCTAAAATGTATGTTTATGCCAGTGTTTAGGCAAGAGAGAGACATATTAGACTTTATTATTCTTAGATGCTTTTTAAGGTTTGGATTGAAGGTCCAAGAACGTGTTCAGAGTATTGTACTTGAACTCCAGTTTTTCTGTTTCTAATTTAATTATGCAAATCATTATGTTTATCTCTCTGTCTTGCTTGATTATATTTGAGTAGAATACTTGTTAGACTTAGGGTTTAATATGGTTATGATAAATTATTGATTTAGAACAGCTAAGGTGATTATCTGAAATCCTTCACAAAGTTAGATCTTATTGCATGCATTCTAGAGTAACTAAGTAGAATATTGATCTTAGGATTGACAACTGCGAGAGTATGTTCATACCTTAATATAATTCCGTTGAGTTAGGTTATTAGGCACAGTGACACACTGGTTTAATTGACTTAATGAACTTATCGATCTGAACATTAACGCATGTTTGGAAGCGTATCGATCGACACCCTATACTCGATCGACACTCGTTCCGTATCTAATATGAAAATATGGGTACAGATTCAAACATGTAGACTCACAGTGAGAGCTAGAGATCTTTTAATTT
It encodes:
- the LOC106313774 gene encoding uncharacterized protein LOC106313774 — translated: MGKKRKATATSLDEVDRTVYASFRTAANSLSQLYTQSMNHQKLSFQAGERHGLEKLYQWIWRQQEGGSRVTSMDIINYIQNELECCTEEPPISPRAQPTQPAMNVTNSGLMASSGTSCPTAVPVVRSEQCENQAKNSVFSNALSSPIRRSLQNYQIPQGGGYISVGTRSSELNRGSNSPGSFDSSMDMHAD